The Thermococcus thermotolerans genome contains a region encoding:
- a CDS encoding adenylate kinase codes for MPFVVMITGIPGVGKSTITRMALRKTKVKFRLVNFGDLMFEEAVKAGLVKHRDEMRRLNPNVQKDLQMKAARRIVEMAEKEPILLDTHATIRTPVGYLLGFPKEVIEVINPNFIVIIEATPSEILGRRLRDLKRDRDVETEEQIQRHQDLNRAAAVSYAMHSNALIKIIENHEDKGLEEAVHELVEVLNLAVGEYA; via the coding sequence ATGCCGTTTGTGGTCATGATCACAGGGATTCCAGGGGTGGGTAAGAGTACCATAACCAGGATGGCCCTCCGAAAGACGAAGGTCAAGTTTAGACTCGTCAACTTTGGAGACCTGATGTTCGAGGAAGCCGTTAAAGCTGGGCTGGTCAAACACAGGGACGAGATGAGACGGCTCAACCCCAACGTTCAGAAGGATCTCCAAATGAAGGCTGCCAGAAGGATCGTTGAAATGGCTGAGAAGGAGCCGATACTCCTTGACACTCACGCGACCATCAGGACCCCTGTGGGATACCTTCTCGGTTTCCCCAAGGAGGTCATAGAGGTGATAAACCCCAACTTCATAGTCATAATTGAAGCCACACCGAGCGAAATACTCGGAAGGCGCCTCCGCGACCTGAAGCGCGATAGGGACGTTGAGACCGAGGAGCAGATACAGAGGCATCAGGATCTGAACCGTGCCGCTGCCGTGAGCTATGCCATGCACTCTAACGCACTCATAAAGATAATCGAGAACCATGAAGATAAAGGCCTTGAGGAGGC